CGGCGCTGGCCGGCGGGGCCTTTTATCTGCCCACCTTGCTGGAGGTGACAGGCACCGATCTGCCCATCGTGCGCGAGGAAACCTTCGGCCCGGTCCAGACCCTGCAGGTCTTCGACACCGAGGAGGAGGCGATCGCTCTGGCCAATGACAGTGACTATGGCCTCTCCGCCTGCGTGTGGAGCCGCGATGCCGACCGCCCGATTCGTGTGGCGCGGCGGCTGCATGCCGGACTGATCTCGATCAACAGCTGGGCCAATCTGGCGGTGGAAAGCGAGGAGGGCGGCTTCAAATCCAGCGGCGCGGGCCGTCTGGGGGGCCTCGCCTCGATCGAGGATTTTGTCGAATACAAGCAGATCACGCAGGATTTCATTCCCCATGCCCACTGAAACGCCCACTGAAACGCCCATGGGCCAGACCCGGACCACCGGCGCTGTCGTGGCGCAGGCCGGGGCGCCCTTTGCGCTGCAGGACCTCACGCTTGCCCCACCTCGTCCCGACGAGGTGATGGTCGCGCTGGAGGCTTGCGGCATGTGCCATGCCGATTTGTCGGCGCAGGGTGGATCGATCCCTTTCCCCTTGCCCGGCGTGCTGGGGCATGAGGGCGTGGGCCATGTCGTCGCCATTGGCGCGGATGTCAAAGATGTGGCGGTGGGGCAGCGGGTGGTGATGTCTTTCACCTCCTGCGGCGTCTGTCCGGCCTGTGCTGAGGGGCGTCCGGGCTATTGCGTGGCATGGCCGGTGCTAAATCTGGTGGGCGGGGGCCGTGCTGACGGATCGAGCAGCCTGTCCTGCGCGGGGCATGGGGTTCACAGCCATTTCTTCGGCCAAAGCTCCTTTGCGCGCCACGCGGTGACCGCAGCCCGCGCCGTCGTCCCTGTGCCCGAGGATCTGCCCGCCACCGTGCTGGCGCCGATGGGTTGCGGGGTGCAGACGGGCGTCTGCGCTGCTACCGACGTGCTGGCCCCCAAGGCCGGCGACCGTGTGGCCATATTCGGTGCTGGCGCGGTGGGGCTGGCGGCGCTGATGGGCTTGGGCCTCACGCAGGCGGCACAGATCATCGCGGTGGATATTCACCAGGGGCGGCTCGATCTGGCGCGCGAGCTGGGCGCCACCCACACCATCGATGCTTCCACGCAGGATGTTGCGGCTGAAATCGCCCGCATCACCGATGGCGCGGGGCTGGATGGCGTGATCGAGACCAGCGGCAATCTGCGCGTGCTGGAAGGCGCCATTGCGGCGCTGGCAGCGGGCGGAACCTGCGTGGTGATCGGCGTACCCGGCCATGGCGAGCGTGCCAGTTTCGATGTCATCGATCTGGTGGCACGGGGCCTGCGCATCGTGGGCACCAATCAGGGCGACGCCAATCCGCGCGTGGCCATTCCCCGGCTGGTCGAACTCTATCGGCAGGGAGTTTTGCCGATCGAGAAGCTGGTGACGGTCTTTCCCTTCGACCAGATCAACGAGGCGCGTGCCGCTTCTCTGGACGGGCGCGCGATCAAGCCTGTGATGACGATGTGAGGGAGCCGATCGCCATGCCTGTGCCTGTGACCATGACGCTCGATTTCATCTGCCCGTGGTGCCACATCGGCCATGCCAATCTGCTGACGGCGCTGCGCCGCTTGCCTGACGGTGCAGCGCAGGTGGCCTATCGCCCCTTTGAACTGAACCCCGGCGCGCCGCCCGAGGGGATGGACCGCACCGCCTATCGCTCGGCCAAATTCGGTGCGGAGCGGGCGCGGATGATGGATGCGCACGTCACGGCGGCGGGCGCTGCGGTGGGGGTGCCTTTCAACCTTGGCGCGATCACCCGAACCCCGGCCACACGCCGCGCGCATCTGCTGGTGCAGGCGGTGGGCGCTCATGGTCCGGCGGTGGTGGAGCGCATTCTCACGGCCTATTTCGTCGAGGCGCGCGATATCTCCGATCCCGCCATCTTGCGCGATCTGGCTTATGCGGCGGGCATGGAGGCTGAGGCTGTCGAGGCCGTTTTGAGTGCTGCGGATGCGCCTTTGCCGCCCTCGCCGGTGCAGGGCGTGCCGCTGTTCGAGATCGGCACTCTGGTGCTGGAAGGCGCGCAGAGTCCGGAGGCTCTGGAAAGCGCCCTGTGTCGGGCATAAAGTCTCGGGCATAGAAAGGCCCGGCCTGAGCAGCCGGGCCTTCATCATCAATCCAGCCGGAACAGGCGGCGCGCATTGCCGCTGCCGATTTTTGCGCGGTCTTCTTCGGAAATTCCGGCTTCATCAAACCATTGGGCGGCGTGGTCGACATTCTCGAACGGCCAGTCGGTGGAGAACAGCACGCGGTCCGCACCCATCTCGGCGATGGCATCGACCAGCGTGGCGGTGTTGAAATTGCCCGATGTGGTCAGGTGGAAATTGGCGCGGATATAGTCCGCAATAGGGCGCCTGGCGGGATAGGTGGGGGGCAGATCCATCCATGCATTGCGGTGGTCGATGCGCCACAGGCTGAAGGGCAGGCCCTCGCCCATATGGCCCAGGATCATCTGCAGGCCGGGGCAATCGTCGAACAGGCCAGAGCCGATCAGCCGCAGCGCATGCACCGCCGTTTCCTGCCCGAAAGCCCAGGTGGGGCCCAGCAGCCATTCATGCCCCTGGAAGATTTTCGCGTGAGACAACAGCGGGTTGCGGGGGTGCAGATAGAAGGGCACCTCCAGTGCCTCGGCTGCGCGCCAGAAGGGGCGGAAGGCCGGTTCGTCGTAATAGGTCAGCGTCTCGGCATCGCCCACCTGGCTGAAGCCGTTGACCAGCGCGCCCTTGAACCCCAGATCGCGCACGCAGCGGGTGAGTTCCTGCGTCGCCAGCTCAGGGTCCTGCATGGGCAGGGCGGCGAAGGCCTGAAAACGGTCCGGGCGCTGGGCGACCTGCTCGGCCAGATAGTCATTGGCGCGGCGGGCCAGATCATGAGCGGCCTGCTTGTCTGGCACGGCCTGCACGGCGGGGGCGTTGAGTGATAGGATCATCATCTCGATCCCATGCGTGTCCATCTCGCGCAGGCGCCGGTCCTGAATGTCGAGCAGGCGCGCGCGCAATTCGCTCCACACCGTGTCGGGGAAAAAACCCTGCGAATCGGCCAGTGTTTCGGGGATGGCGAAGTGTTCTTCGAGCGCGATCTTGCCTTGCATTCTCAAGTCTCCAGATAAAGGATCACGGTTGCCTGCTGGCTTACTCTTGTGCCCACGGCGTGCTGCCCGGTGGCGATCTGCACGGCCGGAGGGCCTGAGAGACGGTTCGCCGGGGCTTCCTCTGCTTGCGCTGTTTCCGCGCTTGCCATTGTTTCGTTTGCAACAGCAAATTAGTCAAGTGTGTTTGCAAGCGGAAGGGGGCATCATGCACTCCACGGCGAGATTTTCACCCGCAAACAAGGCTGAAATCAGCCGTCAATCCGCCTTCGGCAAGGCATGAGGCAAATAGGAATTGACAATATTTGCAAATGCAAGTTAAAGGAGGCTCAGAGGAGCTTGAAAAAGGGCACAGACCATGGGCGACCAACAGGCCGACTTCAAAAACGCGATGCGCCGTCTGGCGGCCACGGTGGGCATCATCTCCGCAGGCGGCCCTGATACCCAAGCTGAGCGGCACGGCATCACCGCCACGGCGATCACCTCGCTGTCGATGGACCCGCCCGCTCTGCTGGTGTGTATCAACCGCTCGGGCTCGTTTCATCCGCTGATGCTGCGCAACGGGCATTTCTGCGTCAATTTGCTGCGCAGCGCTCAGGCGGGCGTGTCCAATGCCTTTGCCGGAAAGCTGGCGCCGGCGGACCGTTTTCTGCATGGCGAATGGGATGAGGATGAGCTGGGCGTGCCCTTTTTGCGCGATGCCCAGGCCAATATTTTCTGCACCCGGCAGGAGACGGTCGAATATGGCTCGCATTCCATTTTCATCGGCGCCGTGCGCCATGTCGCGCTGGCCGATGAGATCAATCCGCTGCTGTTCGTGAACGGTGCCTATGGCCAATATGCGCCGCTGGCTCTCGACTGAATCAGACTGGGGTATCACCCATATTTGCGTTTGCAAATGTATGTGATTTCTGAAACAGTCACCACCTGAAAACAAGGCGCCCGACAGCGGCGTATGGGATGAGTGAGGCGACAGGCGATCCGGCATACCGGAGGGCAGCTGACGCCATCTTTCGCCAGAGAGGACCGGCTATGGATTTCCTTTTCAACAGTTGGCAGCTTGCAGGCTGGGCCAGCGAACTGCCAGAACATGGCGTGCTGGCGCGGCGCTTGCTGGATGTTCCGGTGGCGCTGTTCCGCGATGCCAAAGGCATGCTGCATGCCATCCATGACCGCTGCCCGCATCGTTTCGCGCCGCTCAGCATGGGGCGGCTGGAGGAGGGACGGCTGATCTGCGGCTATCACGGCCTGGCCTTCGATGGCACCGGCACGTGTGTGGACAATCCGCATGGGCCTATCGTTTCGGCGCTCTGCGTTACCTCATATCCGGTGCGTGAGGGCTATAAGGGCCTGTGGGTCTGGCTGGGCGATCCGGCGCTGGCGCAGGATGCGGCGCTGCCTGATTTTTCCTTCGTCGATGCCACGCCCGACACGGCCTTCAGCGCGGGCTACATTCATGGCGAGGGCAATTATCAGCTCTATGTCGATAATCTGCTCGATCTGACGCATGTCGATTACATGCATCCCACCTCGCTGGGCGGGGGCAGCATCACGCGCACCAAGCCCATTGTCGAGCAGGATGGGGACCGTATTGCCATCAAGTGGCACCCCCGCAATGAGGTGCCATCGCCGATCCAGCGCGGGCTGCTGGGGCTGACCGATCCCGATGCCAGGGTGGATTCCCGCACCGAGGTCTATTGGAGCCCGCCCTCGGCCATTGCGCTGATCACGGCGGTGGCTCCGGCCGGTGCCCCTCGGCCTGATGATGGCGCGCGCGCGATCCATATTCTCACGCCCGAAACGGCTAACACCACCCATTATTTCTTCGCCACCACGCGCGGCTTCGACGTGGAGAATCTGGAGGTGACCCGCCAGATCGCTACTGCCCGCATGGAGGTGTTCAACACCGAAGACCGCCCGATGATCGTGGCCCAGTCGCGGCTGATGGCGGGGCAGGATTTCTGGGCGATGAAGCCGGTGCTGCTGCCCATCGACAATGGTGCGGTGCGGGTGCGGCGCAAGCTGGAGCAACTGATCGCGCAGGAACGCAAGGCGCCTGACGCCAGCCTGCCCGCCGCACCCGAGGTCGAGGCCACAGCAGAGGCCTGATCGCGCCATCAGGTCGCGCCATCGCGTCGACCGGGCAAACCGGCGGCCAACAAGGAGAGGACAGCATGCGCGACAGCGCTATCGAGCATCAGCCGCACTGGGTCGACAGGGATTGGCTGGCCGTGGTCGCCGCGATCTGCGGGCAGATCCTGTCGGTGGGCACGCTGACGGTCTATATTTTCGGCGTCTTCATTCCACCGCTTCAGGCCGAGTTTGGCTGGACGCGCACGCAGCTGGTCGTGGCGGTGTCCATCACGCAATACACGCTGGGGGTGATCACGCCCTTGTGGGGCTTCCTGAGCGACCGGCTGGGCCCCCGCGTGTTGCAGGTGCCGATGACGGTGGTGCTGGCCGCGCTGGTGGCGGGCTTGTCGCTGATGACGGCGAACCTCTGGCATTTCTACCTGATGTTTCTGCTGATCTCGCTGTTTGCGCCCTCGCCGGTGCTCTATTCGATGGTGCTGGTGCGGCTGTTTCGCAAGCGACTTGGGATGGCGCTGGGCCTGATGATGGTGGGCGTGGGGCTGGGGTCGACGGTGCTGCCCATGGTGTCGCAGGCGCTGATCGCCAGCTTTGGCTGGCGGGTGGCCTATATCGTGCTGGGCGTTGCCACAGTATGCATTGGCATACCCGCGGCGCTGGTGGCCACGCGCCATGTGCGCTCGGCCCTGCCGCGCCCGCCCGGCGCCGCTGTGGGCTCGGTGTGGCCGGCGGTGCGCACGCCGCTGTTCCTGCGCATCGCCCTGGTCTTCGTGCTTCTGGGTTTTGTCACCACCGGCACCGTGCCGCATCTGGCGCCGATGATGATGGACCGCCATTTCTCGGCGGCAGAGGCGGCGCGCGTGGCCAGCCTGACCGGGCTGACCGCCCTGATCGCGCGCGGTGGCGTGGGTTGGGTGCTGGATCGCGTGCCCGCCCCCCGTGTGCTGGGCTGCGTTGCCCTGCTGGGCACGGCGGCGCTGCTGCTGCTGGCGTGGCAGCCCTTTGTCTTTGCCAATTATCTGGCTGCGCTGATGCTGGGGCTGGTGGTGGGGGCCGAGGTCGATTTCGTGGCCTTTCTGGCGCGCAGCTATTTCGCGCCGGGCATCTTCGGGCGTTTGTTCGGCCTGTTGTTCCTCGCCTTTACGGTGGGAGGCGGCACGGGGCCGATCGTCATGGGGATGAGCTTCGATCGGCTGGGCAGCTACACGCCGGGGCTTGTCTTGCTGGCCTGCCTTGCGGCGGTGGCGGGCGGCATCGCTTTTTCCATTCAGGGCAAGCGCGGGCCGCAGGCCGCCGCAGAGTCCGACAATGTCTCGCAGATGGCGGTCGCCGCCGCCGAATAGACCCGTTTCCTTTGTGAAAGATCATGTGATGAGCGCACCTGCACAGAGCCAGCCCAGTTCCCCCCTCAAGATCACCGAGACGATCCTCAAGACCGGTCGGCTCGATGCGATGAAGCCGTGGTACACCACGGTGCTGGGGGTGGAGCCCTTTTTCGAACATGCCCCGCCTCAGGGCGCAAAGCCGGGCGATTTTGGCGGGCAGACGCGCGCCTCCGATTTGCGCATGTGCTTTTTCCGCCTCTCGCTGGACTATCCCTATGTCCAGAGCATCGGCCTGTTCGAGGAGCCGGGCACGGCGGCGGAACCGGCCAAGGGCATGCCGGGCCTGCATCACATGCAGTTGATGACCGGCAGCATCGATGAATTATGCGACAAGTATGAGGCCCTGCGCGCCCATGGCATGCACCCCCATCGCAGCGCCGATCACGGGGTGATGACCAGCTTCTATTACCGCGACCCTGACGGCAACAATGTCGAGATCACGGCGCAGAACCACCCCAGTCTGGAGGCGATGGTCGCCTTCATGGCCTCGGCAGAGTTCAAGGCCAACCCTTCGGGGCATGAGCTTGATCCGGAAGCCTATGTGGCAGCCCATCGCGCCCGCGCGGGCGCTCCAGCCTGAAAGGATCGACGGCGATGACGGTTCTGGGCGCGCTGGCGGTGGCGCTGGACATACCGGATCTGGCGCAGGGCATTCGGTTCTACACCGATGCCGGGCTGGAACTGGTGGAGAGCGACGGGCAGATGGCCAGCCTGCGCTGTCCGGGGCGACAGGCGGCGGCAGTGCTGCTGCGCGGCGGGGCCGCAGCCAAGCGGCTGCACCATATCTCCCTGCGCACCGATGGGCTGGAGGCGATCGCCCGGCTGGTGCCGCAGCATGGCGGGCAGATCGTGCCGCAGCCCGAGGGTTGGGGAGCCCTGTTCGCGGAGGGCCTGTGGTTGCGCGATCCGCATGGCATGCTGATCCATCTGGTCGATGCGCCTGCCGAAGCGCCGCTGGAACCGGGCGAGCCCTTCGCCGTCAATGCGCCGGGGCGTGTGGTGCGCAACCGCCGCTCGGCCATGTTGGCGGGGCGGCTCTATCCGCCGGTCAGGCCGTTGCGGTTGGGGCATGTGCTGGTGTTCTCGCCCGATGTGCTTGCCAGCGTGGATTTTATGACTCAGGCGCTGGGCATGGGGCTGGCGGATCGCGCGCAGGATGTGATCGCCTTTTGCTGCGCCCGCAAGGACAGCGACCATCACGTGGTGGCCTTTGCCAAGGCTGGGGCCATCGGCTTTCACCACGCCAGCTTTCAGGTGAGCGATCCCGATGAGGTGGGGCGCGGCGGACGTGCCTTGCTGGCCCGGGCGGGGAAGGGCGATTGGGGTTTCGGGCGGCACACGATCGGCTCGAATGTCTTCCATTATATTCAGGACCCCTGGGGGTCGTGGTTCGAATATTACGCCGACATGGATTACATCGACGATTACGCCCTGTGGTCCCCCACCAATTACGCGCTGGAAGACAGTCTGGCCAATTGGGGGCCGCCTGTGCCGCATGATTTTGTCCATAATTACGAAGCGGATGCTCTCCTTCTCTGAAGGGCGTGGAGCCGCGTTCCGGTCTCGCACAACTTATTTATTGCATTTGCAAATGAAGATGGCTTAGACTGCTTTCAAGCGTTGCCGCACGGATGATTCGCACAAAGCGCCCGCCGGCATCGCATCAAGACACAGATGGAGAGAGAGATGACCGTGATCAACGCATCGGTGGAATCGGTAAAGGAGCGCCCCGCAGTGCAGCCCGGCGATGAAGCCATCGCCGCCCGCATCCTTGCCGACGTGCGGGCCTATGTGCCCACGCTGCGCGCCCGCGCGGTGGAAACCGAGCAGCTGCGCCGCGTGCCCGATGCCACCATCGCGGATCTGGATGCGATGGGCGTCTTCAAGATGTGTATCCCGGTGGAACGCGGCGGCTATGCCTCCACGCCGATGCAGCAGTTCGATGTGGTGGCCGAAGTGGCGCGCGGCTGCAGCGGCACAGCCTGGGTGGTGTGGGTCACGCTGACCGCCACGCAATGGGTTGGCCTTTATGACATGCGCTTTCAGGATGAGGTCTACAACACGCCATGGGTCGGCCCGCTGACCTGCGGTGCGGGCAACCCCTGCCCGGCGCGGCGCGTGCCCGGCGGCTATATGCTCAAAGGGCGCTGGCCTTTCTGCAGCGGCTCGCAGCACACCGCCTTCCACCATGTCGGCGTGATCGTGCCCGAGGATGAGAACCCCCAGCCGCTGCTGGCACAGATCCCGCGCGCCGATCTCAAGATCCTTGATGATTGGCATGTGATGGGCATGAAGGGCAGCTCCAGCAACACGGTCGTGATCGAGGAAGAAGTCTTCGTTCCCGAATATCGCGTGCGCCCGGTGGAAGAACTCTTCGCGAACAAGACCATCGAGACGCCGCCCGAAGGCCTGCTCTTCAAGCTGGACATTGTCAGCCTGACGGCTGCGGTGAAGGCGGGGATTTCGGTGGGCATTGCCCGCGCTGCGGTGGAGCTGTTCAAGGAAAAGAGCTTTACCCGCAAGATCACCCATCTGCCCTATGCGACCCAGGCCGAAGCGCCGGTGACTCACCTGCAACTGGGCGAATTCCACTGCAAGCTGCAGGCCGCCGAGCTGATCGCCCGCAACAATGTCGCCCGCGCCGAGCAGATGGCCGCCGAAGGGCGCCAGGCCACCGAGCTGGATTTCAAGCGCACCCAGCTCGACACCGGCTATGTGATGCAGCTGGCCAGCGAGATCACCCGCACCGCCCTGCGCTCCAGCGGTGCTTCGCAGATCCATGAGAACAGCCCGTTCCAGCGCCTGTTCCGCGATGCGCAGGTGGCCACCATGCATGCGCACACCATGATCGAAACCTGCATGGAGGAGTTCGGCAAGGCTTCGGTCGGCATCGAGACGCAGACCACCTTCAACCTCAACACGCTGCAGAAGATCGACCGGGCCAAGATCTGAGCCCGACAACAGGCGAGGGGGCCGCACGCCCCCTCGCGGATGCGGAGAGATTATGAACAAGCGGCAATTGGGGGCCAGCGGCCCCCGTGTTTCGGCCATCGGCCTTGGCTGTATGGCGATGTCGGGCACCTATGGCCCGGCGGATCGCGCCGAGGGCATCGCCACCATCCACGCCGCCTTCGACGCCGGGGTGACGCTGATCGATACCGGTGACCATTACGGCATGGGCCACAATGAACTGCTGATCGGCGAGGCCATCAAGGGCCGCCCGCGCGACAGTTTCGAGCTGAGCGTGAAATTCGGCAGCATCCGCAATGTGTGGAGCCGCGCCGTGGGTGTGGATGCCAGCCCGCGTGCGGTGAAGAATTTCGTGGCCTATTCACTGACCCGGCTTGGCGTCGATTACATCGACATCTATCGCCCCGCCCGGCTGGACCCTGATGTGCCGGTGGAGGACACCATCGGCGCCATCGCCGAACTGGTGAAGGAAGGCTATGTTCGCCATATCGGCCTCTCCGAAGTGGGGGCCGAGACGGTGGAGCGTGCCGCCGCCGTCCACCCCATTGCCGATTTGCAGATTGAATATTCGCTGATCAACCGGCGCCTTGAGGGCGATATTCTGGAGGCCTGCCGCCGCCATGGTGTGGGCATCACGGCCTTTGGCGTGCTGGCGCGCGGGCTGATCAGCGGCCACTGGCAAAAGGATGGCGAGCGGCAGGCGGGCGACGCGCGCTGGGAAGACCCGCGCTTTCTGGGCGAAAACGGCGAGCGCAATCTGGCGCTGGTCGAAGCACTGCGCCAGTTGGGCGAGGCCCATGGAGCCAGCGTGGCGCAGATGGCCATCGCCTGGGTGATGGCGCAGGGCGAGGAATTCGTGCCGGTGGTGGGCGCCCGGCGCGTCAACCGCCTGAGCGAGGCAGTCGCCGCCGCCAGCATCGCGCTGAGCCCGCAGGATCTGGCGCGCATCGATGCCGCCGTGGGTGCGGGCCGCAATCAGAGCAGTCTGGTCCCCGGTTCGGAAGCGCCGCGCACCGCCGACAAGCCCCGTTGAAGGAAAGAGCATGACCATTCCCACAATTCTCGGCCTGTCGGGCAGCCTGCGCGCGGCCTCGGGCAGCACGGCCACCTTGCACACGCTGGCCGATCTGGCCAAGGGGCGCGCCGATCTGGTGGCCCATCCGCTGCATGATATACCGCTCTACAATGCCGATCATGATGGCGAAAACGCCCCTGAAAGCGTGCGCGCCCTGAAGGCCGCGATTGCTGCTGCCGATGGCATCGTGATGGTGACGCCCGAATACAATTACGGCATGTCGGGCGTGCTGAAAAACGCCATCGATTGGGCCTCGCGCCCGGCCTATGCCTCCGGCTTGAAGGACAAGCCAGTGCTGATCGTCACCGTTTCGGCGGGGCTGACTGGCGGCCTGCGCGCGCAGGGGCAGTTGCGTTACACGCTGGCGGCCACGCTGGCGCGGGTGGTGACGCGGCCCGAAGTGGCCATCCCCGGCATCAACGCCAAGGTCGAGAATGGCGCGCTGGTGGATGAGGCGGCGATCGGTTTCGTCGCGGCGGCGCTCGATGATCTGTTGCGCGATGTTGCGCGGGCGGCTGTCGAGCTGGTCTGACAGTCTTTGGGGGAGGATCTTGCATGAAAATCGTGAAAATCGCCCGCGCGGGGCAAAGCGCCGAGGGTTTTCTGGAAGGCGAGCGCGTGCATCTGGTGGGGGGCTGGCATGACGCCGCGCCCGAGGATGCGCCCTTTACCCTGACGCGTCATGCCGAAGCCGCATGGCCGGCGCTGCGTCAGGCCTCCACCCAGAGCGTGGCGCTGGACGAGGTGAGCCTGGCGGTGCCGCTTGATCCGGGCGCCAGACTGCTGTGCGTGGGCATGAATTACCGTGACCATCTCGGCGAGATCAAGCGTGATGAGGCTGAAAATCCGGTCATTTTCACGCGCTTTGCCGAAACGCTTTCCGCGCATGGCGAACCGATCCAGCGCCCGCGCGCCTCGCAGCATTTCGATTTCGAGGGTGAGATCGCGGTGGTCATCGGCAAGGGCGGGCGCCATATTCCGCTTGAGACGGCGCTGGATCATGTCAGCGGCTACACCTGCTTTATGGACGGCAGCCTGCGCGACTATCAGCGCCATTCGCTGACGGCGGGGAAGAATTTCCATCGCTCGGGCGCGATGGGGCCGTGGATCGTGGCGGCCAGCGCGATGGGGCAGGGCGATATTACGCTGCGGACAAGGCTGAACGATGCGCAGGTGCAATCCTCGCATTCCGGGCTGATGATCTTCGGCATTGCGGAATCGATCGCCTATATCTCGCGCTGGATCGCTCTGCGCCCCGGCGATGTGATCGCCACCGGCACGCCGGGCGGGGTGGGATCGCGCCGCGAACCGCCGCTGTGGATGAAGCCGGGTGACCGGATCGAGGTCGAGGTCGGCGGCGTTGGCGTGCTGGCCAACCCCGTGGTCGACGAAGCATAGGGAGGGCGCCATGACCATCGTGTTCTGCTTCCCCGGCGCATGTTCGCGGGTGACGATGACGGCGCTGGAGGAAATCGGCGCGCCCTATGAGGATCGCGTCGTCAACATTCGCGAAAGCGCGCAAAAATCGGCGGATTATCTGCGAGTCAATCCCAAGGGCAAGGTGCCCGCGCTGGAGATTGACGGCAAGGTGATGACCGAAAATGCCGCGATCCTGCATTTTCTCCACCGGCGGAATCCTGCGGCAAAGCTGTTGCCGCATGACGCTGACCCGGTGCTGGACAATCAGGGGCTGATCGATCTGGTGTGGTGCTCGGGCACGATCCATCCCATCGTCCGCCAGATCCGCATGCCGGTGAAATGGACCAGCGGCGATCCGGCGGGCGTGCGCGCCGATGGGCTGGAGAAATTCGCCAGGGAATGCGCGGCGATCGCCGGGCGCATCGGTGAGGCATGGTGGTATGGCGACCAGTGGTCGATCATCGATACCTATCTGTACTGGGCTTACAGCACCGCCCGACGCGGCGGTTTTGCGCTGGAGGACTATCCGGCTTTGCTCGATCACGCGGAAAGGGTGAGGGCGCGCCCTGCGTTTCAGCGTGTGTTGGCCCGGGAAACCGCAGCGGTGGAGCGCTATGCGATTGCCGATGTGGTGTTGTAATCGCCCTGTTGATTGCAAGTGAAAACAAGGTCGATGATGTGTGGGAGTCATGGGCTTCTGCCTGCCTCCTGCGCCCATGACTGTGCCCATATTCCTGCATTTTCCGTTCCTTTTCAGGCGGACTTACGCTGCAATTGGTGATTGACGGGAATGCTTGCAAGTTATAAGTTGCATATGCAAATAAAGATAAGCCAAGCCATTGGCTAAAACGCCCAGACCATAAAAAGCATCGGGCGGAGCCATAAAAATAAATTTGGGAGAATAACCATGAAGGCGAGCTTTCGCGCCCTGCTCGGCGCCACGACCACCCTTGCGCTTTTTCCTCTGACCGCTCATGCCCAGAGCACGCCCGCAAGCAGCCCGGCCCCGGCCACCGATGCAGCCGCCACGCCGGGCGCTCCTGAAATCATTGTCACCGCCACCCGCCGCGCCACCTCTTTGCAGCGCGTGCCCGCCACGGTGGAGGTGGCGCAAGCCGCCAAGCTGACCACGCTGGAGATCAACAGCGCGGAAGGCATCGGCACCATCGTGCCGGGCGTTACCGTCACGCGCAGCGGCGGTGTTACGCCCTTTATTCGCGGCATCGGTACGCTGAATGCCGGCTTCAGCGAGGCATCGGTGGCGCAATATGTCGATGGGGTCTACTTGCCCAATTCGGCGGCTTCGCTGTTCTCCTTCAACAATATTGACCGGATCGAGGTTTTAAAAGGCCCGCAAGGCACGCTGTATGGCCGCAATACAACTGGCGGTCTGATCAATGTCGTGACGCGTGCGCCGGGGGATCATACGACGGTCGATGCCTCGCTGGGCTATGGAAACTATAACACCTTCACCCAGAATTTTTACGGCTCTACTCCGTTGACGGACAATCTGGCGGCGAATGTGGCAGTCTATCACCAGAAGCAGGCCGATGGATGGTCGCGCAATCTGGCTACTGGCCATGATGTACAGAAGTCGGAGGATACGGGCGTCTATGGCAAGCTGCAATGGAAGCCCGGCGCCAACACCAAGATCACGCTGAGCAATCT
The Novosphingobium terrae DNA segment above includes these coding regions:
- a CDS encoding fumarylacetoacetate hydrolase family protein, with protein sequence MKIVKIARAGQSAEGFLEGERVHLVGGWHDAAPEDAPFTLTRHAEAAWPALRQASTQSVALDEVSLAVPLDPGARLLCVGMNYRDHLGEIKRDEAENPVIFTRFAETLSAHGEPIQRPRASQHFDFEGEIAVVIGKGGRHIPLETALDHVSGYTCFMDGSLRDYQRHSLTAGKNFHRSGAMGPWIVAASAMGQGDITLRTRLNDAQVQSSHSGLMIFGIAESIAYISRWIALRPGDVIATGTPGGVGSRREPPLWMKPGDRIEVEVGGVGVLANPVVDEA
- a CDS encoding VOC family protein, which translates into the protein MTVLGALAVALDIPDLAQGIRFYTDAGLELVESDGQMASLRCPGRQAAAVLLRGGAAAKRLHHISLRTDGLEAIARLVPQHGGQIVPQPEGWGALFAEGLWLRDPHGMLIHLVDAPAEAPLEPGEPFAVNAPGRVVRNRRSAMLAGRLYPPVRPLRLGHVLVFSPDVLASVDFMTQALGMGLADRAQDVIAFCCARKDSDHHVVAFAKAGAIGFHHASFQVSDPDEVGRGGRALLARAGKGDWGFGRHTIGSNVFHYIQDPWGSWFEYYADMDYIDDYALWSPTNYALEDSLANWGPPVPHDFVHNYEADALLL
- a CDS encoding aldo/keto reductase, which translates into the protein MNKRQLGASGPRVSAIGLGCMAMSGTYGPADRAEGIATIHAAFDAGVTLIDTGDHYGMGHNELLIGEAIKGRPRDSFELSVKFGSIRNVWSRAVGVDASPRAVKNFVAYSLTRLGVDYIDIYRPARLDPDVPVEDTIGAIAELVKEGYVRHIGLSEVGAETVERAAAVHPIADLQIEYSLINRRLEGDILEACRRHGVGITAFGVLARGLISGHWQKDGERQAGDARWEDPRFLGENGERNLALVEALRQLGEAHGASVAQMAIAWVMAQGEEFVPVVGARRVNRLSEAVAAASIALSPQDLARIDAAVGAGRNQSSLVPGSEAPRTADKPR
- a CDS encoding acyl-CoA dehydrogenase family protein, producing MTVINASVESVKERPAVQPGDEAIAARILADVRAYVPTLRARAVETEQLRRVPDATIADLDAMGVFKMCIPVERGGYASTPMQQFDVVAEVARGCSGTAWVVWVTLTATQWVGLYDMRFQDEVYNTPWVGPLTCGAGNPCPARRVPGGYMLKGRWPFCSGSQHTAFHHVGVIVPEDENPQPLLAQIPRADLKILDDWHVMGMKGSSSNTVVIEEEVFVPEYRVRPVEELFANKTIETPPEGLLFKLDIVSLTAAVKAGISVGIARAAVELFKEKSFTRKITHLPYATQAEAPVTHLQLGEFHCKLQAAELIARNNVARAEQMAAEGRQATELDFKRTQLDTGYVMQLASEITRTALRSSGASQIHENSPFQRLFRDAQVATMHAHTMIETCMEEFGKASVGIETQTTFNLNTLQKIDRAKI
- a CDS encoding NADPH-dependent FMN reductase, with product MTIPTILGLSGSLRAASGSTATLHTLADLAKGRADLVAHPLHDIPLYNADHDGENAPESVRALKAAIAAADGIVMVTPEYNYGMSGVLKNAIDWASRPAYASGLKDKPVLIVTVSAGLTGGLRAQGQLRYTLAATLARVVTRPEVAIPGINAKVENGALVDEAAIGFVAAALDDLLRDVARAAVELV
- a CDS encoding glutathione S-transferase family protein; translated protein: MTIVFCFPGACSRVTMTALEEIGAPYEDRVVNIRESAQKSADYLRVNPKGKVPALEIDGKVMTENAAILHFLHRRNPAAKLLPHDADPVLDNQGLIDLVWCSGTIHPIVRQIRMPVKWTSGDPAGVRADGLEKFARECAAIAGRIGEAWWYGDQWSIIDTYLYWAYSTARRGGFALEDYPALLDHAERVRARPAFQRVLARETAAVERYAIADVVL